One region of Oxalobacteraceae bacterium OTU3CAMAD1 genomic DNA includes:
- a CDS encoding YfiR family protein has product MATTGAPARAHGATAAPPWRRSPPPWLSWLPSWLPSLLLLSLLALLLSMSTLPSPAAAAGDTDPSRVAAQVKAAYIYRFAEHIEWPPAAFADDAAPLVIAVVDADQVAAELNQLRQTRQIKGRGVTVRTLRAGDPAGAIQVLYIGAQDGARVKRTLEAAATPGVLAITDGAGTLAAGSAISFVPVDNRIRFDVSLSHAERSGLKISARLLAVAHKIEGGRQ; this is encoded by the coding sequence GTGGCGACCACCGGCGCCCCGGCACGCGCGCACGGCGCCACCGCGGCCCCGCCGTGGCGCCGGTCGCCGCCGCCGTGGTTGTCGTGGTTGCCCTCGTGGTTGCCATCGCTGCTGTTGCTATCGTTGTTGGCGCTGCTGCTGTCGATGTCGACGCTGCCTTCGCCGGCCGCCGCCGCCGGGGACACCGATCCGTCGCGCGTCGCGGCGCAGGTGAAGGCGGCCTATATCTACCGCTTCGCCGAGCACATCGAGTGGCCGCCGGCCGCTTTCGCCGACGATGCCGCGCCGCTGGTGATCGCCGTGGTGGACGCCGACCAGGTCGCCGCCGAACTGAACCAGCTGCGCCAGACCCGCCAGATCAAGGGGCGTGGCGTGACCGTGCGCACCCTGCGCGCCGGCGATCCTGCCGGCGCCATCCAGGTGTTGTACATCGGCGCCCAGGACGGCGCGCGCGTCAAGCGCACGCTCGAGGCGGCGGCGACCCCGGGCGTGCTGGCCATCACCGACGGCGCCGGCACCCTGGCCGCCGGCAGCGCCATCAGCTTCGTGCCGGTCGACAACCGCATCCGTTTCGACGTGTCGCTGTCGCACGCCGAGCGCAGCGGCCTGAAGATCAGCGCCAGGCTGCTGGCGGTGGCGCACAAAATCGAGGGGGGACGACAATGA
- a CDS encoding response regulator, producing the protein MKLRIRSVRHKLLLLVLVTNLCALALAGASLLYRDLRENRATTVRELTSIAAILGQGSALAIEFDDAKVATENLALLRANPNILTGAIYTAGGKLFAAYRRDAASPAAPASMAPADGAEFGGGELTVVQRIADRDTVHGTVYLRERYDLAAWLRGYLAILATVLLGSLLLGLALSSLLQRWISGPIMGVSEVARQVMRERDYRLRAPKDSEDEVGQLADAFNGMLQTLEHEITERAAAETEVRALNAGLEEHVAARTNELRVANAALQTRTVEAEAASRAKADFLANMSHEIRTPMNGILGLAYLLDQRPLDADAADLVRKIRNAGRSLQAIINDILDFSKIEAGRLEIERVPFNLSDVLDNLASIMAASAGDKDVELTIAPPPPAIGQLVGDALRLEQVLINLTGNAIKFTERGAVGIGLTLLEHDDQRAVLRFAVTDTGIGIAEEKLQHIFSAFSQADTSTTRRFGGSGLGLTICRYLVEHMGGEIGVTSTPGSGSEFWFTIPFECVAAGHVEPAELSNLDVLVVDDSDISRDNIALMARALGWRASQAVSGALALDCVHQRHLAAGGFDALLLDWQMPGMDGMQLARQIRASYPDDAQPVLMMVTAYARDELLRHDDIGLVDGILTKPVTSSCLYNALAKAQARRRQGARGDSAPERSASMRIAGVRVLVTDDSDINREVASRILSAEGATVSLACDGREAVDWLLRNPDAVDIVLMDVQMPVMDGYEATRMLRQSPLFDDLPIVALTAGAFKSQQEEARAAGMDAFVAKPFNVDELMEVVRSLARGASARNAPADAQAPGLASPSPAALEMASTPPPLPSVAPLAGIDIERARLVWSEWEPYSAVLGRFADDYGDVADRLDAELAARGTAGMDALCHQLKGVAGNLALPEISRLAGELQKAATHGGDAAGLIAQLRGALATALESIAALASQVERGAAARAAPPTAARIAADDAPRSSPSTEELLAALLACLDQDNPDVAVPLLAELAPMLPADAVAAVRSRLDQFDFRGAEAEVRALIALAPGGAGEAR; encoded by the coding sequence ATGAAGCTGAGGATACGCTCGGTGCGCCACAAGTTGCTGCTGCTGGTGCTGGTGACCAACCTGTGCGCGCTGGCGCTGGCCGGCGCCAGCCTGCTGTACCGCGACCTGCGCGAAAACCGCGCCACCACCGTGCGCGAGCTGACCTCGATCGCCGCCATCCTGGGGCAGGGCAGCGCGCTGGCGATCGAATTCGACGACGCCAAGGTGGCCACCGAAAACCTGGCGCTGTTGCGGGCCAACCCCAACATCCTGACGGGCGCCATCTACACCGCCGGCGGCAAGCTGTTCGCCGCCTACCGGCGCGACGCCGCCTCGCCGGCCGCGCCGGCGAGCATGGCCCCGGCCGACGGCGCCGAATTCGGTGGCGGCGAACTGACGGTGGTCCAACGCATCGCCGACCGCGACACGGTGCATGGCACCGTCTACCTGCGCGAACGCTACGACCTGGCAGCCTGGCTGCGCGGCTACCTGGCCATCCTGGCGACGGTGCTGCTGGGCAGCCTGCTGCTCGGCCTGGCCCTGTCGTCGCTGCTGCAGCGCTGGATCTCGGGACCGATCATGGGCGTGAGCGAGGTCGCGCGCCAGGTCATGCGCGAACGCGACTACCGCCTGCGCGCGCCCAAGGACAGCGAGGACGAGGTGGGGCAGCTGGCCGACGCCTTCAACGGCATGCTGCAAACGCTGGAGCACGAGATCACCGAGCGCGCCGCCGCCGAGACGGAGGTGCGCGCGCTCAACGCCGGCCTGGAGGAGCATGTGGCGGCGCGCACCAACGAACTGCGGGTGGCCAACGCGGCGCTGCAGACGCGCACCGTGGAGGCCGAGGCGGCCAGCCGCGCCAAGGCCGATTTCCTGGCCAATATGAGCCACGAAATCCGTACGCCGATGAACGGCATACTGGGACTGGCCTACCTGCTCGACCAGCGTCCGCTCGACGCCGACGCGGCCGACCTGGTACGCAAGATCCGCAACGCCGGGCGCTCGCTGCAGGCCATCATCAACGATATCCTCGACTTCTCCAAGATCGAGGCCGGGCGGCTGGAGATCGAGCGCGTGCCCTTCAACCTGTCCGACGTGCTCGACAACCTGGCCAGCATCATGGCCGCCAGCGCCGGCGACAAGGATGTGGAGTTGACGATCGCGCCGCCGCCGCCGGCCATCGGCCAACTGGTGGGCGACGCGCTGCGGCTGGAGCAGGTGCTGATCAACCTGACCGGCAACGCCATCAAGTTCACCGAGCGCGGCGCCGTCGGCATCGGCCTGACCTTGCTGGAGCATGACGACCAGCGCGCCGTGCTGCGCTTCGCCGTCACCGACACCGGCATCGGCATCGCCGAGGAAAAGCTGCAGCACATCTTTTCCGCCTTCAGCCAGGCCGACACCTCGACCACGCGGCGCTTCGGCGGCTCCGGCCTGGGACTGACCATCTGCCGTTATCTGGTGGAGCACATGGGCGGCGAGATCGGCGTGACCAGCACGCCGGGGAGCGGCAGCGAGTTCTGGTTCACCATCCCCTTCGAGTGCGTGGCCGCCGGCCATGTCGAACCGGCCGAGTTGAGCAACCTCGATGTGCTGGTGGTCGACGACAGCGACATCTCGCGCGACAATATCGCGCTGATGGCGCGCGCCTTGGGGTGGCGCGCCAGCCAGGCCGTGTCCGGCGCGCTGGCGCTGGATTGCGTGCACCAGCGCCACCTGGCCGCCGGCGGCTTCGACGCGCTGCTGCTGGACTGGCAGATGCCGGGCATGGACGGCATGCAGCTGGCGCGCCAGATCCGCGCCAGCTATCCGGACGACGCCCAGCCGGTGCTGATGATGGTGACCGCGTATGCCCGCGACGAGTTGCTGCGGCACGACGACATCGGGCTGGTCGACGGCATCCTGACCAAGCCGGTGACCAGCTCCTGCCTGTACAACGCGCTGGCGAAGGCGCAGGCGCGGCGGCGCCAGGGCGCGCGGGGCGACAGCGCGCCGGAGCGGTCGGCCAGCATGCGCATTGCCGGCGTGCGGGTGCTGGTGACCGATGACAGCGACATCAACCGCGAGGTGGCCTCGCGCATCCTGAGCGCGGAAGGGGCCACGGTGAGCCTGGCCTGCGACGGCCGCGAGGCGGTCGACTGGCTGCTGCGGAACCCGGACGCGGTCGATATCGTGCTGATGGATGTGCAGATGCCCGTGATGGACGGTTACGAGGCGACGCGGATGCTGCGCCAGTCGCCGCTGTTCGACGACCTGCCGATCGTGGCGCTGACGGCGGGCGCCTTCAAGAGCCAGCAGGAGGAGGCGCGGGCGGCCGGCATGGACGCGTTTGTCGCCAAGCCGTTCAATGTCGATGAACTGATGGAGGTGGTTCGGAGCCTCGCGCGCGGCGCATCGGCGCGCAACGCGCCGGCGGATGCGCAGGCGCCCGGCCTGGCCTCGCCCTCGCCGGCGGCGCTGGAGATGGCGTCGACGCCACCGCCTTTACCTTCGGTCGCGCCGCTGGCCGGCATCGACATCGAGCGCGCGCGCCTGGTATGGAGCGAGTGGGAGCCTTACAGCGCGGTGCTTGGCCGCTTCGCCGACGACTACGGCGACGTCGCCGACCGGCTCGATGCGGAACTGGCGGCCCGGGGCACGGCCGGCATGGACGCCTTGTGCCATCAACTGAAAGGGGTGGCCGGCAATCTGGCGTTGCCGGAGATATCCCGGCTGGCGGGGGAGCTGCAAAAGGCGGCCACGCACGGCGGCGACGCCGCCGGGTTGATCGCGCAATTGCGCGGCGCGCTGGCCACGGCGCTGGAATCGATCGCCGCGCTGGCGTCGCAGGTGGAACGCGGCGCGGCGGCACGGGCGGCGCCGCCCACGGCCGCCAGGATCGCGGCGGACGACGCGCCCCGGTCCTCCCCATCCACCGAGGAACTGCTGGCCGCCTTGCTCGCATGCCTGGACCAGGACAACCCCGACGTCGCGGTGCCGTTGTTGGCGGAGTTGGCGCCGATGCTGCCGGCGGACGCGGTAGCGGCCGTGCGTTCGCGGCTGGACCAGTTTGACTTTCGCGGCGCCGAGGCCGAGGTGCGGGCGCTGATCGCACTGGCGCCGGGCGGCGCGGGGGAGGCGCGATGA
- a CDS encoding AMP nucleosidase gives MLPNRPHIAPMQFDDPIAAYEQVLAIYDANIAHLRDAMKRFVAGEDLGEHVRACYPFVRVHTDTVARADSRLAFGFVAGPGTYETTLTRPDLFARYYQEQFRLLLKNHGHHQQVRLEVGTSAQPIPIHFSFAEHEHIEGSMTAERRLLMRDVFDLPNLAAMDDGIANGTHEPPPGEAHPLSLFTAPRVDYSLQRLRHYTGTSCEHFQKFVLFTNYQFYIDEFVKLGHELMAAAGPEHDYIAFVEPGNIVTRRVGESVQAIDALGAALPRLPQMPGYHLIRADGAGISMVNIGVGPANAKTITDHIAVLRPHAWLMLGHCAGLRNTQELGDYVLAHGYVREDHVLDEDLPLWVPIPPLAEVQVAIEAAVAEVTQLTGHDLKRIMRTGTVASTDNRNWELLPQRTPERRFSQSRAIALDMESATIAANGFRFRVPYGTLLCVSDKPMHGEIKLPGMANKFYRDRVDQHLRIGIRAVEMLRDLGVDRLHSRKLRSFTEVAFQ, from the coding sequence ATGTTACCGAACCGTCCTCATATCGCCCCGATGCAATTTGACGATCCGATTGCCGCTTACGAACAGGTTCTGGCCATTTATGACGCCAACATCGCCCATCTGCGCGATGCCATGAAACGCTTTGTCGCCGGCGAGGACCTCGGCGAGCACGTCCGTGCTTGTTATCCCTTCGTGCGCGTCCATACCGACACCGTGGCCCGCGCCGATTCGCGGCTGGCCTTCGGTTTCGTCGCCGGCCCCGGCACCTACGAAACCACGTTGACGCGGCCGGACCTGTTCGCCCGCTACTACCAGGAACAGTTCCGGCTGCTGCTCAAGAACCACGGCCACCACCAGCAGGTGCGGCTGGAAGTGGGCACCAGCGCGCAGCCGATCCCGATCCATTTCTCGTTCGCCGAGCACGAGCACATTGAAGGCAGCATGACGGCCGAACGGCGCCTGTTGATGCGCGATGTCTTCGACTTGCCCAATCTTGCCGCGATGGACGACGGCATCGCCAACGGCACCCACGAGCCGCCGCCGGGCGAAGCGCATCCGCTGTCGCTGTTCACGGCGCCGCGCGTCGACTACTCGCTGCAACGGTTGCGCCACTACACCGGCACCTCGTGCGAGCACTTCCAGAAGTTCGTGCTGTTCACCAATTACCAGTTCTATATCGACGAATTCGTCAAGCTGGGCCATGAATTGATGGCGGCGGCCGGGCCGGAACACGACTACATCGCCTTCGTCGAGCCGGGCAATATCGTCACGCGCCGGGTCGGCGAGTCGGTGCAGGCGATCGACGCGCTCGGCGCCGCGTTGCCGCGCCTGCCGCAGATGCCGGGCTACCACCTGATCCGCGCCGACGGCGCCGGCATCTCGATGGTCAATATCGGCGTCGGCCCGGCCAACGCCAAGACCATCACCGACCACATCGCCGTGCTGCGTCCGCACGCCTGGCTGATGCTGGGCCACTGCGCCGGCCTGCGCAACACGCAGGAGCTGGGCGACTACGTGCTGGCGCACGGCTATGTGCGCGAGGATCACGTGCTCGACGAGGATTTGCCGCTGTGGGTGCCGATTCCGCCGCTGGCCGAGGTGCAGGTCGCGATCGAAGCGGCGGTGGCCGAGGTGACGCAGCTGACCGGGCACGACCTCAAGCGCATCATGCGCACCGGCACGGTCGCCAGCACGGACAACCGCAACTGGGAACTGCTGCCGCAGCGCACGCCCGAGCGGCGTTTCAGCCAAAGCAGGGCGATCGCGCTGGACATGGAAAGCGCGACCATCGCCGCCAACGGTTTCCGTTTCCGGGTGCCGTACGGGACCTTGTTGTGCGTGAGCGACAAGCCGATGCACGGCGAAATCAAGCTGCCGGGCATGGCCAACAAGTTCTACCGCGACCGTGTCGACCAGCACCTGCGGATCGGCATCCGCGCCGTGGAAATGCTGCGCGACTTGGGCGTCGACCGTCTGCACAGCCGCAAGCTGCGCAGCTTTACCGAAGTCGCCTTCCAATAA
- a CDS encoding TonB-dependent receptor, with protein sequence MAGRVDFSKVLLVATVLCATSARARVADGSVIADMSLEQLSDVVVTSVSRQEERLGTTAASVFVINAGDIRRSGAQSLPEALRLAPNLQVAQVDARNWAITARGFNNAFANKLLMLIDGRSVYTPLFSGVFWDAQDLVMEDVERIEVISGPGATIWGANAVNGVINVITRSSADTQGGQLSAIGGDRDQNASVRYGGKMANGGTYRVYGKYQKLNDTFGANGLDTNFGMERAQAGFRADWALAEGALSVSGDAYQGHLGQFRRLPVHTSGVNLISRLTRKLSPDANLRLQVILDHSERNQPGAFIERLSTLDLDAQHDLRLGERNVLTWGGGYRHSRDRVTNGTEFAFLPGDVDLHWANLFAQDEYAVTRDLKLTAGAKVEHNKYTGAEYLPSLRLAWTPAPGQLVWSSLARTVRAPSRFDSDLYFPSQAVPAGGGRMVYIYGGGPNFQSEVAKVVELGYRAQPLPTLSYSATAFYSRYDRLRTLEPQTSPTAPALFEFENRAQGDARGVELWGTWQAASAWRLNAGLVVQRVNRRLLPDSLDVSATNPQLSDNDPSHHWLLRSSYDLTDRSALDLTLRRMGALPSPAVPSYYELDAQWMWQPQPTLDVALIGRNLLHHSHVEYGGGGGRSMIERGVQLKLTLRF encoded by the coding sequence ATGGCTGGAAGAGTCGACTTTTCAAAGGTTTTACTCGTTGCGACGGTGCTTTGCGCGACATCGGCGCGGGCCAGGGTGGCCGATGGCAGTGTCATCGCCGACATGTCGCTCGAACAGCTCAGCGATGTCGTCGTGACGTCCGTGTCGCGCCAGGAGGAACGGCTGGGCACCACGGCCGCGTCGGTGTTCGTGATCAACGCTGGCGACATCCGCCGCAGCGGCGCGCAGTCGCTGCCGGAGGCGTTGCGCCTGGCCCCCAACCTGCAGGTGGCGCAGGTCGACGCGCGCAACTGGGCCATCACCGCGCGCGGCTTCAACAACGCCTTCGCGAACAAACTGCTGATGCTGATCGATGGCCGCAGCGTCTATACTCCGCTGTTTTCCGGCGTCTTCTGGGACGCGCAGGACCTGGTGATGGAGGACGTCGAACGCATCGAGGTCATCAGCGGACCCGGCGCGACGATCTGGGGCGCGAACGCGGTCAACGGCGTCATCAACGTCATCACGCGCTCGTCGGCCGACACCCAGGGCGGCCAGCTCAGCGCCATCGGCGGCGACCGCGACCAAAACGCCTCCGTGCGCTACGGCGGCAAGATGGCCAACGGCGGTACCTATCGCGTCTACGGAAAGTACCAGAAGCTGAACGATACCTTCGGCGCCAACGGCCTCGACACCAACTTCGGCATGGAACGCGCGCAGGCCGGTTTCCGCGCCGACTGGGCCTTGGCCGAAGGCGCGCTGAGCGTCTCCGGCGATGCCTACCAGGGCCACTTGGGCCAGTTCCGCCGCTTGCCGGTACACACCTCGGGCGTCAATCTGATCAGCCGCCTGACCCGCAAGCTCTCGCCCGACGCCAACCTGCGCCTGCAGGTCATTCTGGACCACTCCGAACGCAACCAGCCCGGCGCCTTCATCGAGCGCCTGTCCACCCTGGACCTCGACGCCCAGCACGACCTGCGCCTGGGCGAGCGCAACGTGCTGACCTGGGGCGGCGGCTACCGGCACAGCCGGGACCGGGTGACGAACGGGACCGAGTTTGCGTTCCTGCCCGGCGACGTCGATCTGCATTGGGCCAATCTGTTCGCGCAGGACGAGTACGCCGTCACACGAGACCTCAAGCTGACCGCCGGCGCCAAGGTCGAACATAATAAATACACCGGCGCCGAATACCTGCCCAGCCTGCGTCTGGCGTGGACGCCGGCGCCGGGCCAGTTGGTCTGGAGCAGCCTGGCCCGCACCGTGCGCGCGCCGTCTCGGTTCGACAGCGACCTGTACTTTCCAAGCCAGGCGGTCCCCGCCGGCGGCGGGCGCATGGTGTATATCTATGGCGGCGGCCCGAACTTCCAGTCCGAGGTGGCCAAGGTGGTCGAGCTGGGCTACCGCGCCCAGCCGCTGCCGACGCTGTCCTATTCGGCCACCGCCTTCTACAGCCGCTACGACAGATTGCGCACGCTGGAGCCGCAAACCAGCCCGACGGCCCCGGCGTTGTTCGAGTTCGAGAACCGGGCGCAGGGCGACGCGCGCGGCGTCGAGCTGTGGGGCACGTGGCAGGCCGCGTCCGCCTGGCGACTGAACGCCGGGCTGGTGGTGCAGCGCGTGAACCGGCGCCTGCTGCCGGATAGTCTGGATGTCAGCGCCACCAACCCACAGTTGTCGGACAACGACCCGAGCCACCACTGGCTGCTGCGTTCCTCGTACGACCTGACCGACCGCAGCGCGCTGGACCTGACCTTGCGCCGCATGGGCGCGCTGCCGTCGCCCGCCGTGCCGTCCTATTACGAACTGGACGCCCAGTGGATGTGGCAACCGCAGCCCACGCTGGACGTGGCGCTAATCGGGCGTAACCTGCTGCACCATTCCCACGTGGAGTATGGCGGCGGGGGCGGTCGCAGTATGATCGAGCGCGGCGTGCAGCTGAAACTGACGCTGCGTTTCTGA
- a CDS encoding PEP-CTERM sorting domain-containing protein — translation MTAFKTLTANALLACGAILAVQAQAHATIVDFEDVPAYIEEDFSSNGFDFVLAGEGATVTPTGTFCGPQCPDNGTQYVVAPYGTDSASLTMTKTGGGVFGLSGFDGAGGFNFGEGSTFIPNQIDVTGVLAGGGTVYQSFQIDKSTGSSGGLNFTSYAFSSSFSNLVSVRFSSSGSAISDFNGFSVDNVNATAVTAVPEAETYAMLLAGLGMMGFAARRRRKA, via the coding sequence ATGACTGCATTTAAAACGCTGACCGCCAACGCTTTGCTGGCCTGCGGCGCCATCCTCGCCGTCCAGGCCCAGGCCCACGCCACGATCGTGGATTTTGAAGACGTGCCGGCCTATATCGAGGAAGATTTTTCCTCGAACGGCTTCGATTTTGTTCTGGCCGGGGAGGGGGCTACCGTCACCCCCACGGGTACATTCTGCGGTCCGCAATGCCCGGACAACGGCACCCAGTATGTCGTCGCGCCCTATGGCACGGACTCGGCGTCGCTGACGATGACGAAGACCGGTGGCGGCGTGTTCGGCCTGTCCGGCTTCGACGGCGCCGGCGGCTTCAACTTCGGCGAAGGCTCCACCTTCATCCCCAATCAGATCGACGTGACCGGCGTGCTGGCGGGCGGCGGAACCGTGTACCAATCCTTCCAGATCGATAAATCGACGGGCAGCAGCGGCGGTCTCAATTTCACGTCGTATGCCTTCTCGTCGAGCTTCAGCAACCTGGTGTCGGTCCGCTTCAGCAGCAGCGGCAGCGCGATCTCCGACTTCAACGGTTTCTCGGTCGATAACGTCAACGCCACAGCCGTCACGGCCGTTCCCGAAGCGGAAACCTACGCCATGCTGTTGGCTGGCCTTGGCATGATGGGCTTCGCGGCACGTCGCCGCCGCAAAGCCTAA
- a CDS encoding EAL domain-containing protein gives MTAPILIIDDEPSNLATLRAILGQDHVLAFARNGAEGLAAARKHKPALILLDVQMPDMDGYTVCRQLKAQADTSDIPVIFVSAMSEVVDEAAGFACGAVDYIVKPVSPALVRARVRTHLSLVNANRLAHYVRELESHQQKIARLSRIKTVLSGINSAVIRIRDRAALYDEACRVAAEDGGFDTAWIALRDGDGGGMRAAAWRGTDAERLERLLQAMALEPSDELSVPRRALAQARAVCCNDLRAPGQEGAACRDAREHGFLSLTAIPLMQGTAAAGVMVLYARDAGYFDAEELMLLDDLAGDISFAMEYIAQEERVNYLSYYDPVTGLPNQALFHDRLGQIIQSGKHEGGHAFVFMINLDRFKRLNDTLGSRVGDQVLRIVAQRLVDGLGRPCTVARLAGDSYVVAGACGANENLLPVIEHAAELIGQPAQVDGNDIRLSVHGGIASYPRDGADAETVFRHAEAALKQAKASGERLSFYSPQLNAAMIAKLELETMLRRASEQRQFVMYYQPKVDLRTGRVAAAEALIRWIHPERGMVPPAQFIPLAEESGLILDIGTWVIADVCAQQAAWAADGVPVVPVAINLSALQFGQGDLAAQLADRLAAHGLSSNLIELELTESLVMHDPAGAEKTMRQLRALGLQLSLDDFGTGYSSLAHLKRFPFNSVKIDRAFITDITTNPDDAAIASAIIAMSHNLRMLVIAEGVETAAQFEQLRLKGCDQIQGYYFSPAVPATAFEAMLRADTHIDLSSTAEVRELTLLIVDSEASLVSAVKRALRSEGYRIVTAGSAEEALDVLARVPVQVILCEHRLPGMNGPKFLAIATRLYPDTMRLILSGYTELESVLEAVNRGEIYRFLTKPWDDVQLRQNIRDAFKRHQPTLP, from the coding sequence ATGACAGCGCCCATCCTCATCATTGACGACGAACCGAGCAACCTCGCCACGCTGCGCGCCATCCTCGGGCAGGACCACGTGCTGGCGTTCGCGCGCAACGGCGCCGAAGGCTTGGCGGCGGCGCGCAAGCACAAGCCGGCGCTGATCCTGCTGGACGTGCAGATGCCCGACATGGACGGCTATACCGTCTGCCGCCAGCTCAAGGCGCAGGCCGACACCAGCGACATCCCGGTGATCTTCGTCTCGGCCATGAGCGAGGTGGTCGACGAGGCGGCCGGTTTCGCCTGCGGCGCCGTGGACTACATCGTCAAGCCGGTGTCGCCGGCGCTGGTGCGCGCCCGCGTGCGCACCCACCTGTCGCTGGTCAACGCCAACCGGCTGGCCCACTATGTGCGCGAACTGGAATCGCACCAGCAGAAAATCGCAAGACTCAGTCGTATCAAGACCGTCCTGAGCGGCATCAATTCGGCGGTGATACGCATCCGCGACCGCGCCGCGCTGTATGACGAGGCCTGCCGCGTCGCCGCCGAGGACGGCGGCTTCGACACGGCGTGGATCGCCCTGCGAGACGGCGACGGCGGCGGCATGCGCGCCGCCGCTTGGCGCGGCACCGATGCGGAACGGCTCGAGCGGCTGCTGCAAGCGATGGCGCTCGAACCGAGCGATGAACTGAGCGTGCCACGGCGCGCGCTGGCGCAGGCGCGCGCGGTCTGCTGCAACGACCTGCGCGCCCCGGGGCAGGAGGGGGCGGCCTGCCGCGACGCGCGCGAACACGGCTTCCTGTCGCTGACGGCGATACCGCTGATGCAGGGGACTGCGGCGGCCGGGGTGATGGTGCTGTACGCGCGCGACGCCGGCTATTTCGACGCCGAGGAGCTGATGCTGCTGGACGATCTGGCCGGCGACATTTCCTTCGCCATGGAGTACATTGCGCAGGAGGAGCGCGTCAACTACCTGTCCTATTACGACCCGGTGACCGGGTTGCCGAACCAGGCGCTGTTCCACGACCGGCTGGGCCAGATCATCCAGTCCGGCAAGCACGAGGGCGGCCACGCCTTCGTCTTCATGATCAACCTGGACCGCTTCAAGCGCCTCAACGACACGCTCGGCTCCCGGGTCGGGGACCAGGTGCTGCGCATCGTCGCGCAGCGCCTGGTCGACGGCCTGGGGCGCCCGTGCACAGTGGCGCGGCTGGCCGGCGACAGCTACGTCGTCGCCGGCGCCTGCGGCGCCAACGAGAATTTGCTGCCGGTGATCGAGCACGCGGCCGAATTGATCGGCCAACCGGCGCAGGTGGACGGCAACGACATTCGTCTGAGCGTCCACGGCGGCATCGCCAGCTATCCGCGCGACGGCGCCGACGCCGAGACGGTGTTCCGCCACGCCGAGGCGGCGCTCAAACAGGCCAAGGCAAGCGGCGAGCGGCTGTCGTTTTATTCGCCCCAGTTGAACGCGGCGATGATCGCCAAGCTCGAACTGGAAACCATGCTGCGCCGGGCCAGCGAGCAGCGCCAGTTCGTCATGTACTACCAGCCCAAGGTCGACCTGCGCACCGGCCGCGTAGCCGCCGCCGAGGCCCTGATACGCTGGATACACCCGGAGCGCGGCATGGTGCCGCCGGCGCAGTTCATCCCGCTGGCCGAGGAGAGCGGCCTGATACTCGATATCGGCACCTGGGTGATCGCCGACGTCTGCGCCCAGCAGGCCGCGTGGGCGGCGGACGGCGTGCCGGTGGTGCCGGTGGCGATCAACCTGTCGGCCCTGCAGTTCGGCCAGGGCGACCTGGCCGCGCAACTGGCGGACCGGTTGGCGGCGCATGGCCTGAGCAGCAATCTGATCGAGCTGGAACTGACCGAGTCGCTGGTGATGCACGATCCGGCCGGCGCCGAGAAAACCATGCGCCAGCTGCGCGCCCTGGGGCTGCAGCTGTCGCTGGACGATTTCGGCACCGGCTATTCGTCGCTGGCGCACCTGAAGCGCTTCCCGTTCAACAGCGTCAAGATCGACCGCGCCTTCATCACCGACATCACCACCAATCCAGACGACGCGGCGATTGCCTCGGCCATCATCGCCATGTCGCACAATCTGCGCATGCTGGTCATCGCCGAAGGGGTGGAGACGGCGGCGCAATTCGAACAGTTGCGCCTCAAGGGCTGCGACCAGATCCAGGGCTATTATTTCAGCCCGGCGGTGCCGGCGACTGCGTTCGAGGCCATGCTGCGCGCCGACACGCATATCGACCTGTCGTCGACGGCGGAGGTGCGCGAGCTGACGCTGTTGATTGTCGATAGCGAGGCGTCGCTGGTGTCGGCCGTCAAGCGCGCCTTGCGTTCGGAAGGCTACCGCATCGTCACGGCGGGCAGCGCGGAAGAGGCGCTCGATGTGCTGGCGCGCGTGCCGGTGCAGGTGATCCTGTGCGAGCACCGGCTGCCGGGCATGAACGGGCCGAAGTTCCTGGCCATCGCCACCCGGCTGTATCCCGACACCATGCGCTTGATATTGAGCGGTTACACGGAGTTGGAGTCGGTGCTGGAGGCGGTCAATCGCGGCGAAATCTACCGCTTCCTCACCAAGCCCTGGGACGATGTGCAACTGCGGCAAAACATACGGGATGCGTTCAAGCGGCACCAGCCGACGTTGCCCTGA